Genomic DNA from Leptospira venezuelensis:
TCCTAAGATGCAAAACTTTCTATTCTGGATGGTCTGGTTATTCCGGGCGAATACCGTTAATCCTTGGTTTAGAAAAGAGATCCATCTTCTTCATCATAAACTTTCAGGAAACATTGAAGATATCGAAGAAAGATTTATTAGCAATGGAATGCCTTGGGGAATCAGACGCATACTTGTGATGATAGATCCGATCATGGCAGTTGTTCTGCAAGGACCTAAGATCAGAAAAGATGCAATACGTTATCTTGCAAAAATAAAGGCAAAGCCTATAAAAGGGCCTTACCGTTTAGTTTACCTTCTTCTTTGGTATTCATTTTTGATTTGGGGAATGATCTCTTTGATTAATTGGTCATTAGGAAGCACTATAAAAGAATCTGAAACTGCAGCCTATATTCATAATTTCTTAAATACTGCTGCGGTAGTATATTTGATCCCTTGTTGGCTTAGACAATCCGCTATACAGATTGTATCTTCTAATATGCATTATTACGGAGATGTGAAGAGTTTATACCAACAGACCCAAGTGTTGGATTCTTGGTGGATATTACCTTTACATTTGTTCTGCTTTAATTTTGGAGCCACTCATGGTATACATCATTTTGTGGTAACACAGCCGTTCTATCTACGACAAGCAGTCGCACCTAAAGTAAAACCATTCTTAAAAAAATATGGAATTCGTTTTAACGACTTTGAAAGTATGACAAGGGCGAATCGTTACCAAAAAGAAGAAATGGATGGTATTGCGATTCCGGCCTAGTACTTTAAAGTCGGAAATGGCATGCAAAATTTAAAAGAATCTGAAAGACCCCAAGGTCAATTCATTCGATCCTTAGACCAAGCGGAGGCAAATTTCTGGTTATATGACCGTGCTTCCTCTATGAACTTCTGCGTAATGGCAGAAGGAGAGGGTTCTTTTTCAGAAGAAAGTTTACGTAAAGCTCTGGACCTTATCCAAAACAAACATGCGTTAGCTAAGGTTCAGATCTTAAAACAAGCCGGACAAGATTCTCATTTATACTTTGCAACGTCTGACAAAAAAATCCCGATCCAAAAAGATCTCTATTCTCCTGATTGGAAATCCAAATTAGCCAAGGAGACCATTCGACTTTTCGAATTAGGAGATGCTCCTTTAATCAGAACTATATTTTATACATCCGGAGATTCTAAATTTGCTATCGGAGTTATCTTCCATCATAGTATTGGAGATGGAAGATCAGGTTGCAGATTTCTTTTAGATGTATTCAGAGCAAGTACAGGGGAAGCGGATGAGATCGAAGAAGATTCAGAATATTCTTCTCTAATGGAATTATATCCTGCGGAAGAGTTGTACAAAGGAGGACCTAAACCTGAAAAACCTCTAACTATTCCGCAGTTCTCTCGCAAAAAAGAAGAACAAGATCCTGAGATCATTAGTTTTTATCTGGAAGAAGAAGATGTAAATTCTCTCTTAAAAACTTCTAAACAAAAAAAGATCTCCTTTCATGGGATCTTAGGTGCTTCACAAGTAACTGCCCTAGCGGATTTTTTTGAAAGAAGTCAAGAAGGAGTATTATATCTTTCCACACCTGCGGACTTAAGGCCTCATTTAAGCCATCCTGTGCCTGATTCGGCATTAGGACTTTATATTTCTCTATTCACCACTCCTGTAAATATCAGAGATCCTTTTGATATGAAAGCAAAAACGATCATGAATGATGTAAGGGGTCGTATCGGCAGAAGGGAGGGGAGGGCATTTTACGAACTTCTTCCGCCTTCGGAACAATTTTTGGAAAAAGAAGATGGGCTAAAACTTTTCCAATTGTTAATGAACCGAAATCCTCAGTCCAGCTTATTGAGTAATGTGGGAATCATTCCTGTTTTGGCATCTGATGAAATAAAAGTTAAAGAACTCTCTTTTACTGTCCATCCAGCTTTGACCCAAACTATTTTTACTACTGTAACCACTTATGAAAATAGAATGGCAATCAATATAAACTACGACAAGAATCGTTGGAAGGAAACGGATATTTCTCAGTTCGCATATTCTTTCCGAAAGAATATACTATCGAATTCTTGAAACTGTCGCGAAAGGATTTCTCGCTCC
This window encodes:
- a CDS encoding fatty acid desaturase, whose amino-acid sequence is MSSLALERKNISDRFTEKEKTKRIIKWIRRSDSKLRKRFSFLQYQNAIGFGITIGSALGMILLGSLYVMDIIPFWACIIGNGILASFLHEMEHDLIHSIYFKENPKMQNFLFWMVWLFRANTVNPWFRKEIHLLHHKLSGNIEDIEERFISNGMPWGIRRILVMIDPIMAVVLQGPKIRKDAIRYLAKIKAKPIKGPYRLVYLLLWYSFLIWGMISLINWSLGSTIKESETAAYIHNFLNTAAVVYLIPCWLRQSAIQIVSSNMHYYGDVKSLYQQTQVLDSWWILPLHLFCFNFGATHGIHHFVVTQPFYLRQAVAPKVKPFLKKYGIRFNDFESMTRANRYQKEEMDGIAIPA
- a CDS encoding phthiocerol/phthiodiolone dimycocerosyl transferase family protein, which codes for MQNLKESERPQGQFIRSLDQAEANFWLYDRASSMNFCVMAEGEGSFSEESLRKALDLIQNKHALAKVQILKQAGQDSHLYFATSDKKIPIQKDLYSPDWKSKLAKETIRLFELGDAPLIRTIFYTSGDSKFAIGVIFHHSIGDGRSGCRFLLDVFRASTGEADEIEEDSEYSSLMELYPAEELYKGGPKPEKPLTIPQFSRKKEEQDPEIISFYLEEEDVNSLLKTSKQKKISFHGILGASQVTALADFFERSQEGVLYLSTPADLRPHLSHPVPDSALGLYISLFTTPVNIRDPFDMKAKTIMNDVRGRIGRREGRAFYELLPPSEQFLEKEDGLKLFQLLMNRNPQSSLLSNVGIIPVLASDEIKVKELSFTVHPALTQTIFTTVTTYENRMAININYDKNRWKETDISQFAYSFRKNILSNS